A genomic window from Anticarsia gemmatalis isolate Benzon Research Colony breed Stoneville strain chromosome 22, ilAntGemm2 primary, whole genome shotgun sequence includes:
- the LOC142982657 gene encoding proton-coupled zinc antiporter SLC30A2-like isoform X3 — protein MTATDAEHCHWKPQAEPPSAIPQLLTALVLCGVFMVCELIGGYLAGSLSVMSDAAHMLSDCGGFALALLAFHCAKRNPDTSMSYGYKRAEVLGAMLSVLLIWILTGIFVYVAVCRLHSGEYNIEPDMMMIVSGCGVGFNVILALVLHGCASDIAHHHSHGGAACSHAHAHGGSGGGGGWRLFRRREHKHANGALVNGDYTMKDLPSVEASVVGSQPRNINLRAALIHVIGDLIQSCGVLLASILIKFYPEAKIVDPICTFVFSFLVLLTSARVVKDAVGMLMQAVPKHFRYRECVSALSSLAGVRHVHSLHAWALSTHHTVLTAHVAIDELTDPEAVLHACQALARREWGVTAATFQVERYSAAMAACATCRLQPAHTP, from the exons ATGACGGCCACCGACGCAGAACACTGTCACTGGAAGCCGCAAGCTGAACCGCCCAGCGCAATACCACAGCTGCTAACTGCGCTTGTACTATGTGGAGTGTTCATG GTGTGCGAGCTGATCGGCGGCTACCTGGCCGGGAGTCTGTCAGTGATGAGCGACGCGGCGCACATGCTGAGCGACTGTGGGGGGTTCGCGCTGGCGCTGCTAGCCTTCCACTGTGCTAAAAGGAACCCTGACACCTCCATGTCGTATGGGTATAAACGAGCTG AGGTCCTGGGCGCCATGTTATCAGTCCTCCTGATCTGGATCCTGACGGGTATCTTCGTGTACGTGGCGGTGTGTCGGCTGCACTCGGGCGAGTACAACATCGAGCCGGACATGATGATGATCGTGTCCGGCTGCGGCGTCGGGTTTAACGTTATATTGGCGCTCGTGCTGCATGGATGTGCTTCTGATATCG CGCACCACCACTCTCACGGTGGCGCGGCGTGTTCCCACGCGCACGCTCACGGAGGGAGCGGTGGTGGGGGCGGCTGGAGACTGTTCCGACGTAGGGAACACAAGCACGCTAACGGCGCGCTCGTTAATGGAGACTACACCATGAAGGACCTGCCCAGTGTTGAGGCCAGCGTCGTGGGATCGCAACCCAG GAACATAAATCTCCGCGCGGCGCTGATCCACGTGATAGGTGATCTCATACAGAGCTGCGGGGTGCTGCTCGCTTCTATACTCATTAAGTTTTAT CCTGAAGCGAAGATAGTGGATCCAATCTGCACGTTCGTGTTCAGTTTCCTGGTGCTGCTGACGTCAGCGCGAGTCGTCAAAGACGCCGTGGGCATGCTCATGCAAGCTGTGCCCAAACACTTCAG GTACCGCGAGTGTGTATCAGCTCTGTCGTCTCTGGCGGGCGTGCGCCACGTGCACTCGCTGCACGCCTGGGCGCTGTCCACGCACCACACCGTGCTCACCGCGCATGTGGCTATTG ACGAGCTGACAGACCCAGAAGCAGTTCTCCACGCGTGCCAGGCGCTGGCTCGCCGCGAGTGGGGCGTGACGGCGGCCACGTTCCAGGTGGAGCGCTACAGCGCGGCCATGGCGGCGTGCGCCACGTGCCGCCTGCAGCCAGCACACACGCCCTGA
- the LOC142982657 gene encoding proton-coupled zinc antiporter SLC30A2-like isoform X2 yields the protein MRKLNETYTDVPMTATDAEHCHWKPQAEPPSAIPQLLTALVLCGVFMVCELIGGYLAGSLSVMSDAAHMLSDCGGFALALLAFHCAKRNPDTSMSYGYKRAEVLGAMLSVLLIWILTGIFVYVAVCRLHSGEYNIEPDMMMIVSGCGVGFNVILALVLHGCASDIAHHHSHGGAACSHAHAHGGSGGGGGWRLFRRREHKHANGALVNGDYTMKDLPSVEASVVGSQPRNINLRAALIHVIGDLIQSCGVLLASILIKFYPEAKIVDPICTFVFSFLVLLTSARVVKDAVGMLMQAVPKHFRYRECVSALSSLAGVRHVHSLHAWALSTHHTVLTAHVAIDELTDPEAVLHACQALARREWGVTAATFQVERYSAAMAACATCRLQPAHTP from the exons ATGCggaaattaaat GAGACATATACAGACGTACCAATGACGGCCACCGACGCAGAACACTGTCACTGGAAGCCGCAAGCTGAACCGCCCAGCGCAATACCACAGCTGCTAACTGCGCTTGTACTATGTGGAGTGTTCATG GTGTGCGAGCTGATCGGCGGCTACCTGGCCGGGAGTCTGTCAGTGATGAGCGACGCGGCGCACATGCTGAGCGACTGTGGGGGGTTCGCGCTGGCGCTGCTAGCCTTCCACTGTGCTAAAAGGAACCCTGACACCTCCATGTCGTATGGGTATAAACGAGCTG AGGTCCTGGGCGCCATGTTATCAGTCCTCCTGATCTGGATCCTGACGGGTATCTTCGTGTACGTGGCGGTGTGTCGGCTGCACTCGGGCGAGTACAACATCGAGCCGGACATGATGATGATCGTGTCCGGCTGCGGCGTCGGGTTTAACGTTATATTGGCGCTCGTGCTGCATGGATGTGCTTCTGATATCG CGCACCACCACTCTCACGGTGGCGCGGCGTGTTCCCACGCGCACGCTCACGGAGGGAGCGGTGGTGGGGGCGGCTGGAGACTGTTCCGACGTAGGGAACACAAGCACGCTAACGGCGCGCTCGTTAATGGAGACTACACCATGAAGGACCTGCCCAGTGTTGAGGCCAGCGTCGTGGGATCGCAACCCAG GAACATAAATCTCCGCGCGGCGCTGATCCACGTGATAGGTGATCTCATACAGAGCTGCGGGGTGCTGCTCGCTTCTATACTCATTAAGTTTTAT CCTGAAGCGAAGATAGTGGATCCAATCTGCACGTTCGTGTTCAGTTTCCTGGTGCTGCTGACGTCAGCGCGAGTCGTCAAAGACGCCGTGGGCATGCTCATGCAAGCTGTGCCCAAACACTTCAG GTACCGCGAGTGTGTATCAGCTCTGTCGTCTCTGGCGGGCGTGCGCCACGTGCACTCGCTGCACGCCTGGGCGCTGTCCACGCACCACACCGTGCTCACCGCGCATGTGGCTATTG ACGAGCTGACAGACCCAGAAGCAGTTCTCCACGCGTGCCAGGCGCTGGCTCGCCGCGAGTGGGGCGTGACGGCGGCCACGTTCCAGGTGGAGCGCTACAGCGCGGCCATGGCGGCGTGCGCCACGTGCCGCCTGCAGCCAGCACACACGCCCTGA
- the LOC142982657 gene encoding proton-coupled zinc antiporter SLC30A2-like isoform X1 has protein sequence MSDELEARMWDDGGLRYESRSRGPYFESAFASSEHLDRAPLLSEETYTDVPMTATDAEHCHWKPQAEPPSAIPQLLTALVLCGVFMVCELIGGYLAGSLSVMSDAAHMLSDCGGFALALLAFHCAKRNPDTSMSYGYKRAEVLGAMLSVLLIWILTGIFVYVAVCRLHSGEYNIEPDMMMIVSGCGVGFNVILALVLHGCASDIAHHHSHGGAACSHAHAHGGSGGGGGWRLFRRREHKHANGALVNGDYTMKDLPSVEASVVGSQPRNINLRAALIHVIGDLIQSCGVLLASILIKFYPEAKIVDPICTFVFSFLVLLTSARVVKDAVGMLMQAVPKHFRYRECVSALSSLAGVRHVHSLHAWALSTHHTVLTAHVAIDELTDPEAVLHACQALARREWGVTAATFQVERYSAAMAACATCRLQPAHTP, from the exons GAGACATATACAGACGTACCAATGACGGCCACCGACGCAGAACACTGTCACTGGAAGCCGCAAGCTGAACCGCCCAGCGCAATACCACAGCTGCTAACTGCGCTTGTACTATGTGGAGTGTTCATG GTGTGCGAGCTGATCGGCGGCTACCTGGCCGGGAGTCTGTCAGTGATGAGCGACGCGGCGCACATGCTGAGCGACTGTGGGGGGTTCGCGCTGGCGCTGCTAGCCTTCCACTGTGCTAAAAGGAACCCTGACACCTCCATGTCGTATGGGTATAAACGAGCTG AGGTCCTGGGCGCCATGTTATCAGTCCTCCTGATCTGGATCCTGACGGGTATCTTCGTGTACGTGGCGGTGTGTCGGCTGCACTCGGGCGAGTACAACATCGAGCCGGACATGATGATGATCGTGTCCGGCTGCGGCGTCGGGTTTAACGTTATATTGGCGCTCGTGCTGCATGGATGTGCTTCTGATATCG CGCACCACCACTCTCACGGTGGCGCGGCGTGTTCCCACGCGCACGCTCACGGAGGGAGCGGTGGTGGGGGCGGCTGGAGACTGTTCCGACGTAGGGAACACAAGCACGCTAACGGCGCGCTCGTTAATGGAGACTACACCATGAAGGACCTGCCCAGTGTTGAGGCCAGCGTCGTGGGATCGCAACCCAG GAACATAAATCTCCGCGCGGCGCTGATCCACGTGATAGGTGATCTCATACAGAGCTGCGGGGTGCTGCTCGCTTCTATACTCATTAAGTTTTAT CCTGAAGCGAAGATAGTGGATCCAATCTGCACGTTCGTGTTCAGTTTCCTGGTGCTGCTGACGTCAGCGCGAGTCGTCAAAGACGCCGTGGGCATGCTCATGCAAGCTGTGCCCAAACACTTCAG GTACCGCGAGTGTGTATCAGCTCTGTCGTCTCTGGCGGGCGTGCGCCACGTGCACTCGCTGCACGCCTGGGCGCTGTCCACGCACCACACCGTGCTCACCGCGCATGTGGCTATTG ACGAGCTGACAGACCCAGAAGCAGTTCTCCACGCGTGCCAGGCGCTGGCTCGCCGCGAGTGGGGCGTGACGGCGGCCACGTTCCAGGTGGAGCGCTACAGCGCGGCCATGGCGGCGTGCGCCACGTGCCGCCTGCAGCCAGCACACACGCCCTGA